The proteins below come from a single Sorghum bicolor cultivar BTx623 chromosome 4, Sorghum_bicolor_NCBIv3, whole genome shotgun sequence genomic window:
- the LOC8073809 gene encoding E3 ubiquitin-protein ligase CCNB1IP1 homolog isoform X4 yields MKCNACWRELEGQAISTTCGHLLCADDAKKILSNDGACPICDQVLSKSHMKPMDINPSDDWTNMAMVGISPQILMKSAYRSVMFYIGQKELEMQYKMNRIVGQCRQKCELMQAKFTEKLEEVHTAYQKMAKRCQLMEQENENLNRDKQELQEKFAEKSRQKRKLDEMYDQLRNEYESLKRSALQPANNYLARPQSDPFAGMPNMMDGGNHLRQGSVDLPKTPGQRDEGWGPPPRQRCSTSGPFELSTGSPGHAMAPPADIRPRQQTRPVFGATMNNPSSALRNFIISPVKRPQVSRNRQHIFT; encoded by the exons ATGAAGTGCAATGCTTGCTGGCGGGAGTTGGAGGGGCAAGCAATATCAACCACCTGTGGTCATCTTTTAT GTGCAGACGATGCCAAGAAAATACTCAGTAATGATGGTGCATGTCCAATTTGTGATCAGGTGCTCTCAAAAAG CCATATGAAACCTATGGATATAAATCCAAGTGACGATTGGACAAAT ATGGCGATGGTTGGAATATCCCCACAAATAC TTATGAAGAGTGCATACAGAAGCGTAATGTTCTACATTGGACAAAAGGAACTGGAGATGCAGTACAAGATGAACAGAATTGTTGGTCAATGTAGGCAAAAATGTGAACTTATGCAGGCAAAATTTACTGAGAAACTGGAAGAAGTCCATACCGCATACCAGAAGATGGCCAAAAGATGTCagttgatggagcaagagaatGAAAACTTGAACAGAGATAAGCAGGAGCTGCAAGAAAAATTTGCTGAGAAATCCAG GCAGAAGAGGAAGCTTGATGAGATGTATGACCAATTGAGGAATGAATATGAGTCGCTGAAGCGTTCTGCCCTTCAACCTGCAAATAACTATTTAGCAAGACCTCAGTCAGACCCGTTCGCGGGCATGCCCAacatgatggatggtggcaaccATCTGAGACAAG GATCGGTTGATCTTCCTAAAACTCCAGGGCAGAGAGATGAGGGCTGGGGTCCACCACCAAGGCAACGTTGCTCCACCTCCGGTCCCTTTGAGCTGTCTACAGGGTCTCCTGGCCATGCCATGGCTCCTCCGGCTGATATCAGGCCCAGACAGCAGACACGGCCCGTCTTCGGTGCTACAATGAACAATCCATCCAGCGCCCTGCGAAACTTCATAATCTCGCCT
- the LOC8073809 gene encoding E3 ubiquitin-protein ligase CCNB1IP1 homolog isoform X6: MKCNACWRELEGQAISTTCGHLLCADDAKKILSNDGACPICDQVLSKSHMKPMDINPSDDWTNMAMVGISPQILMKSAYRSVMFYIGQKELEMQYKMNRIVGQCRQKCELMQAKFTEKLEEVHTAYQKMAKRCQLMEQENENLNRDKQELQEKFAEKSRQKRKLDEMYDQLRNEYESLKRSALQPANNYLARPQSDPFAGMPNMMDGGNHLRQGQRDEGWGPPPRQRCSTSGPFELSTGSPGHAMAPPADIRPRQQTRPVFGATMNNPSSALRNFIISPVKRPQVSRNRQHIFT, translated from the exons ATGAAGTGCAATGCTTGCTGGCGGGAGTTGGAGGGGCAAGCAATATCAACCACCTGTGGTCATCTTTTAT GTGCAGACGATGCCAAGAAAATACTCAGTAATGATGGTGCATGTCCAATTTGTGATCAGGTGCTCTCAAAAAG CCATATGAAACCTATGGATATAAATCCAAGTGACGATTGGACAAAT ATGGCGATGGTTGGAATATCCCCACAAATAC TTATGAAGAGTGCATACAGAAGCGTAATGTTCTACATTGGACAAAAGGAACTGGAGATGCAGTACAAGATGAACAGAATTGTTGGTCAATGTAGGCAAAAATGTGAACTTATGCAGGCAAAATTTACTGAGAAACTGGAAGAAGTCCATACCGCATACCAGAAGATGGCCAAAAGATGTCagttgatggagcaagagaatGAAAACTTGAACAGAGATAAGCAGGAGCTGCAAGAAAAATTTGCTGAGAAATCCAG GCAGAAGAGGAAGCTTGATGAGATGTATGACCAATTGAGGAATGAATATGAGTCGCTGAAGCGTTCTGCCCTTCAACCTGCAAATAACTATTTAGCAAGACCTCAGTCAGACCCGTTCGCGGGCATGCCCAacatgatggatggtggcaaccATCTGAGACAAG GGCAGAGAGATGAGGGCTGGGGTCCACCACCAAGGCAACGTTGCTCCACCTCCGGTCCCTTTGAGCTGTCTACAGGGTCTCCTGGCCATGCCATGGCTCCTCCGGCTGATATCAGGCCCAGACAGCAGACACGGCCCGTCTTCGGTGCTACAATGAACAATCCATCCAGCGCCCTGCGAAACTTCATAATCTCGCCT
- the LOC8073809 gene encoding E3 ubiquitin-protein ligase CCNB1IP1 homolog isoform X3 has protein sequence MKCNACWRELEGQAISTTCGHLLSGADDAKKILSNDGACPICDQVLSKSHMKPMDINPSDDWTNMAMVGISPQILMKSAYRSVMFYIGQKELEMQYKMNRIVGQCRQKCELMQAKFTEKLEEVHTAYQKMAKRCQLMEQENENLNRDKQELQEKFAEKSRQKRKLDEMYDQLRNEYESLKRSALQPANNYLARPQSDPFAGMPNMMDGGNHLRQGSVDLPKTPGQRDEGWGPPPRQRCSTSGPFELSTGSPGHAMAPPADIRPRQQTRPVFGATMNNPSSALRNFIISPVKRPQVSRNRQHIFT, from the exons ATGAAGTGCAATGCTTGCTGGCGGGAGTTGGAGGGGCAAGCAATATCAACCACCTGTGGTCATCTTTTAT CAGGTGCAGACGATGCCAAGAAAATACTCAGTAATGATGGTGCATGTCCAATTTGTGATCAGGTGCTCTCAAAAAG CCATATGAAACCTATGGATATAAATCCAAGTGACGATTGGACAAAT ATGGCGATGGTTGGAATATCCCCACAAATAC TTATGAAGAGTGCATACAGAAGCGTAATGTTCTACATTGGACAAAAGGAACTGGAGATGCAGTACAAGATGAACAGAATTGTTGGTCAATGTAGGCAAAAATGTGAACTTATGCAGGCAAAATTTACTGAGAAACTGGAAGAAGTCCATACCGCATACCAGAAGATGGCCAAAAGATGTCagttgatggagcaagagaatGAAAACTTGAACAGAGATAAGCAGGAGCTGCAAGAAAAATTTGCTGAGAAATCCAG GCAGAAGAGGAAGCTTGATGAGATGTATGACCAATTGAGGAATGAATATGAGTCGCTGAAGCGTTCTGCCCTTCAACCTGCAAATAACTATTTAGCAAGACCTCAGTCAGACCCGTTCGCGGGCATGCCCAacatgatggatggtggcaaccATCTGAGACAAG GATCGGTTGATCTTCCTAAAACTCCAGGGCAGAGAGATGAGGGCTGGGGTCCACCACCAAGGCAACGTTGCTCCACCTCCGGTCCCTTTGAGCTGTCTACAGGGTCTCCTGGCCATGCCATGGCTCCTCCGGCTGATATCAGGCCCAGACAGCAGACACGGCCCGTCTTCGGTGCTACAATGAACAATCCATCCAGCGCCCTGCGAAACTTCATAATCTCGCCT
- the LOC8073809 gene encoding E3 ubiquitin-protein ligase CCNB1IP1 homolog isoform X2 has product MKCNACWRELEGQAISTTCGHLLCADDAKKILSNDGACPICDQVLSKSHMKPMDINPSDDWTNMAMVGISPQILMKSAYRSVMFYIGQKELEMQYKMNRIVGQCRQKCELMQAKFTEKLEEVHTAYQKMAKRCQLMEQENENLNRDKQELQEKFAEKSRQKRKLDEMYDQLRNEYESLKRSALQPANNYLARPQSDPFAGMPNMMDGGNHLRQGSVDLPKTPGQRDEGWGPPPRQRCSTSGPFELSTGSPGHAMAPPADIRPRQQTRPVFGATMNNPSSALRNFIISPVKRPQVSRNRQHIFTL; this is encoded by the exons ATGAAGTGCAATGCTTGCTGGCGGGAGTTGGAGGGGCAAGCAATATCAACCACCTGTGGTCATCTTTTAT GTGCAGACGATGCCAAGAAAATACTCAGTAATGATGGTGCATGTCCAATTTGTGATCAGGTGCTCTCAAAAAG CCATATGAAACCTATGGATATAAATCCAAGTGACGATTGGACAAAT ATGGCGATGGTTGGAATATCCCCACAAATAC TTATGAAGAGTGCATACAGAAGCGTAATGTTCTACATTGGACAAAAGGAACTGGAGATGCAGTACAAGATGAACAGAATTGTTGGTCAATGTAGGCAAAAATGTGAACTTATGCAGGCAAAATTTACTGAGAAACTGGAAGAAGTCCATACCGCATACCAGAAGATGGCCAAAAGATGTCagttgatggagcaagagaatGAAAACTTGAACAGAGATAAGCAGGAGCTGCAAGAAAAATTTGCTGAGAAATCCAG GCAGAAGAGGAAGCTTGATGAGATGTATGACCAATTGAGGAATGAATATGAGTCGCTGAAGCGTTCTGCCCTTCAACCTGCAAATAACTATTTAGCAAGACCTCAGTCAGACCCGTTCGCGGGCATGCCCAacatgatggatggtggcaaccATCTGAGACAAG GATCGGTTGATCTTCCTAAAACTCCAGGGCAGAGAGATGAGGGCTGGGGTCCACCACCAAGGCAACGTTGCTCCACCTCCGGTCCCTTTGAGCTGTCTACAGGGTCTCCTGGCCATGCCATGGCTCCTCCGGCTGATATCAGGCCCAGACAGCAGACACGGCCCGTCTTCGGTGCTACAATGAACAATCCATCCAGCGCCCTGCGAAACTTCATAATCTCGCCT
- the LOC8073809 gene encoding E3 ubiquitin-protein ligase CCNB1IP1 homolog isoform X1 — protein sequence MKCNACWRELEGQAISTTCGHLLSGADDAKKILSNDGACPICDQVLSKSHMKPMDINPSDDWTNMAMVGISPQILMKSAYRSVMFYIGQKELEMQYKMNRIVGQCRQKCELMQAKFTEKLEEVHTAYQKMAKRCQLMEQENENLNRDKQELQEKFAEKSRQKRKLDEMYDQLRNEYESLKRSALQPANNYLARPQSDPFAGMPNMMDGGNHLRQGSVDLPKTPGQRDEGWGPPPRQRCSTSGPFELSTGSPGHAMAPPADIRPRQQTRPVFGATMNNPSSALRNFIISPVKRPQVSRNRQHIFTL from the exons ATGAAGTGCAATGCTTGCTGGCGGGAGTTGGAGGGGCAAGCAATATCAACCACCTGTGGTCATCTTTTAT CAGGTGCAGACGATGCCAAGAAAATACTCAGTAATGATGGTGCATGTCCAATTTGTGATCAGGTGCTCTCAAAAAG CCATATGAAACCTATGGATATAAATCCAAGTGACGATTGGACAAAT ATGGCGATGGTTGGAATATCCCCACAAATAC TTATGAAGAGTGCATACAGAAGCGTAATGTTCTACATTGGACAAAAGGAACTGGAGATGCAGTACAAGATGAACAGAATTGTTGGTCAATGTAGGCAAAAATGTGAACTTATGCAGGCAAAATTTACTGAGAAACTGGAAGAAGTCCATACCGCATACCAGAAGATGGCCAAAAGATGTCagttgatggagcaagagaatGAAAACTTGAACAGAGATAAGCAGGAGCTGCAAGAAAAATTTGCTGAGAAATCCAG GCAGAAGAGGAAGCTTGATGAGATGTATGACCAATTGAGGAATGAATATGAGTCGCTGAAGCGTTCTGCCCTTCAACCTGCAAATAACTATTTAGCAAGACCTCAGTCAGACCCGTTCGCGGGCATGCCCAacatgatggatggtggcaaccATCTGAGACAAG GATCGGTTGATCTTCCTAAAACTCCAGGGCAGAGAGATGAGGGCTGGGGTCCACCACCAAGGCAACGTTGCTCCACCTCCGGTCCCTTTGAGCTGTCTACAGGGTCTCCTGGCCATGCCATGGCTCCTCCGGCTGATATCAGGCCCAGACAGCAGACACGGCCCGTCTTCGGTGCTACAATGAACAATCCATCCAGCGCCCTGCGAAACTTCATAATCTCGCCT
- the LOC8073809 gene encoding E3 ubiquitin-protein ligase CCNB1IP1 homolog isoform X5 — MKCNACWRELEGQAISTTCGHLLSGADDAKKILSNDGACPICDQVLSKSHMKPMDINPSDDWTNMAMVGISPQILMKSAYRSVMFYIGQKELEMQYKMNRIVGQCRQKCELMQAKFTEKLEEVHTAYQKMAKRCQLMEQENENLNRDKQELQEKFAEKSRQKRKLDEMYDQLRNEYESLKRSALQPANNYLARPQSDPFAGMPNMMDGGNHLRQGQRDEGWGPPPRQRCSTSGPFELSTGSPGHAMAPPADIRPRQQTRPVFGATMNNPSSALRNFIISPVKRPQVSRNRQHIFTL; from the exons ATGAAGTGCAATGCTTGCTGGCGGGAGTTGGAGGGGCAAGCAATATCAACCACCTGTGGTCATCTTTTAT CAGGTGCAGACGATGCCAAGAAAATACTCAGTAATGATGGTGCATGTCCAATTTGTGATCAGGTGCTCTCAAAAAG CCATATGAAACCTATGGATATAAATCCAAGTGACGATTGGACAAAT ATGGCGATGGTTGGAATATCCCCACAAATAC TTATGAAGAGTGCATACAGAAGCGTAATGTTCTACATTGGACAAAAGGAACTGGAGATGCAGTACAAGATGAACAGAATTGTTGGTCAATGTAGGCAAAAATGTGAACTTATGCAGGCAAAATTTACTGAGAAACTGGAAGAAGTCCATACCGCATACCAGAAGATGGCCAAAAGATGTCagttgatggagcaagagaatGAAAACTTGAACAGAGATAAGCAGGAGCTGCAAGAAAAATTTGCTGAGAAATCCAG GCAGAAGAGGAAGCTTGATGAGATGTATGACCAATTGAGGAATGAATATGAGTCGCTGAAGCGTTCTGCCCTTCAACCTGCAAATAACTATTTAGCAAGACCTCAGTCAGACCCGTTCGCGGGCATGCCCAacatgatggatggtggcaaccATCTGAGACAAG GGCAGAGAGATGAGGGCTGGGGTCCACCACCAAGGCAACGTTGCTCCACCTCCGGTCCCTTTGAGCTGTCTACAGGGTCTCCTGGCCATGCCATGGCTCCTCCGGCTGATATCAGGCCCAGACAGCAGACACGGCCCGTCTTCGGTGCTACAATGAACAATCCATCCAGCGCCCTGCGAAACTTCATAATCTCGCCT